A single window of Pseudomonadota bacterium DNA harbors:
- a CDS encoding thymidylate synthase, whose translation MRQYLELVKDVLDNGKPEAGVEKNGVVVRPDRTGVGTYSVFGRQVRFNVSAGFPLVTTKKVHLKSIIYELLWFLKGDTNIGYLKDNKVSIWDEWADANGDLGPVYGKQWRSWEGPKGRVDQITRAVEAIKNTPLSRRIVVIAFNPADLPEVAPPACHTLFQFYVAGDKLSLQLYQRSADLMLGVPFNIASYALLLMMVAQVTGLKAHEFVHTFGDLHIYSNHVEGARLQLLREPRALPNMKLNPEVKDLFSFKYEDFTLEGYEAHERIKFDIAV comes from the coding sequence ATGAGACAATATTTAGAGCTAGTAAAAGACGTTCTTGATAACGGCAAGCCTGAAGCTGGGGTTGAGAAAAACGGCGTAGTAGTTCGCCCCGATCGTACCGGGGTCGGTACCTATTCGGTCTTTGGGCGTCAGGTACGCTTTAATGTGAGCGCGGGCTTTCCTTTAGTCACGACCAAGAAGGTTCATCTAAAATCAATTATCTATGAGCTGCTCTGGTTCCTTAAGGGGGACACCAATATCGGCTACCTTAAGGATAATAAGGTCTCAATCTGGGATGAGTGGGCCGATGCAAACGGGGATCTCGGGCCGGTCTACGGAAAGCAGTGGCGCTCGTGGGAGGGACCAAAGGGGCGGGTTGATCAGATTACGCGAGCGGTTGAAGCTATAAAAAACACCCCATTGAGTCGTCGTATCGTTGTGATCGCATTTAATCCAGCAGATCTGCCCGAGGTTGCGCCGCCTGCCTGCCACACTCTGTTTCAATTCTATGTAGCGGGGGATAAGCTTAGCTTGCAGCTCTATCAGCGCTCAGCAGATCTAATGCTCGGTGTGCCGTTTAATATCGCAAGCTACGCCCTTTTACTGATGATGGTAGCGCAGGTTACCGGGCTTAAGGCGCATGAGTTCGTGCATACCTTTGGTGATCTGCATATCTATTCAAATCATGTAGAGGGGGCGCGTTTACAGCTTTTAAGGGAGCCGCGAGCGTTACCGAATATGAAGCTTAATCCAGAAGTTAAGGATCTGTTCTCATTTAAATACGAGGACTTTACCCTTGAGGGCTATGAGGCGCACGAACGAATTAAATTTGATATTGCGGTGTAG
- a CDS encoding DEAD/DEAH box helicase family protein yields MRAIKTVTPSPILPNADIKLRPWQQEAFGCYRDCVLRGERTLLIEATPGSGKTTAALVFALHQLKKRGARCLGIVVPTAHLKLQWARAAAALDLHLDSSFSNSTGVLAGDYSGFIVTYQQVAQKPTLFKRLTANGCIILDEVHHAGDGLAWGAGLRIAFHEASFIICLSGTPFRSDNCPIPFIPYDELGFSLPDYSYPYSRAVEEGVCRPTAFFTYGGQVAWREEAGDASALFSDELDKIGQSRRLRAALTAQSGWIEPLLKEAHQMLMTTRREHPDAGALLVAADQTSARKFAKLLSTITNTTPVVVLSDEAESARKLRNFRDSSEPWLVACNMVSEGVDIPRLRVGVYATTVRTKMYFRQFLGRIVRRIPSLKTLQVAYCYLPADPSLIRLAEEIEQEIRHCIRTKGDNDDEFERKEVSDTEKPDQPEWEALASQNSGLNSVIVHGNQLTLFSAAGYQDEIQQVVNQKVSARLGERRTRTEEKTVLVNEMRKLINIYHKRSGRSHAQVHSQLNAQQKVKTQTACTEKQLRERITMIRKLLGQ; encoded by the coding sequence ATGAGAGCTATTAAAACCGTCACCCCATCCCCCATCCTACCTAACGCTGATATAAAGCTCAGGCCCTGGCAACAGGAGGCCTTTGGGTGCTACCGGGATTGCGTACTACGCGGCGAACGAACGCTGCTGATAGAGGCCACACCAGGCTCTGGGAAAACAACCGCGGCCCTAGTGTTTGCGTTGCATCAACTTAAAAAACGGGGCGCGCGGTGTCTCGGTATCGTTGTGCCAACAGCGCATCTTAAATTACAGTGGGCGCGCGCTGCGGCTGCCCTGGATCTGCACCTCGATAGCTCATTCTCAAATAGCACAGGAGTCCTTGCCGGTGACTACTCAGGTTTTATAGTTACCTACCAACAGGTCGCACAGAAGCCCACGCTCTTTAAACGCCTGACCGCAAACGGCTGCATCATCCTCGATGAGGTGCATCATGCTGGAGATGGACTGGCGTGGGGTGCTGGCTTAAGGATAGCCTTTCACGAGGCAAGCTTTATTATCTGCCTAAGTGGCACCCCATTTCGTAGCGACAACTGCCCTATCCCATTTATCCCCTACGACGAGCTGGGCTTTAGCCTGCCAGATTATTCCTACCCATACAGCCGCGCCGTTGAGGAGGGGGTCTGTCGCCCGACCGCATTCTTTACTTACGGCGGCCAGGTGGCGTGGCGTGAAGAGGCCGGGGATGCGAGCGCCCTCTTTAGCGACGAGCTTGATAAGATCGGTCAATCAAGGCGGCTACGAGCAGCCCTGACGGCGCAGAGTGGCTGGATTGAGCCGCTACTAAAGGAGGCCCATCAGATGCTCATGACAACCCGCCGTGAGCATCCTGACGCCGGAGCGCTACTAGTTGCAGCGGACCAAACAAGCGCGCGCAAGTTTGCCAAACTTCTCTCAACCATTACGAATACAACCCCCGTTGTTGTTCTTTCAGATGAAGCAGAATCAGCTCGCAAGCTCAGAAACTTTAGGGACTCCTCTGAGCCGTGGCTGGTCGCCTGTAACATGGTGAGTGAGGGGGTTGATATTCCACGGCTGCGTGTTGGAGTGTACGCCACTACTGTGCGCACTAAGATGTATTTTCGGCAGTTCCTTGGGCGCATCGTGCGCCGTATTCCGAGCCTTAAAACTTTGCAGGTTGCATACTGCTATCTGCCCGCCGATCCCTCCCTAATCAGACTTGCTGAAGAGATCGAGCAGGAGATTCGCCACTGTATTCGAACCAAGGGAGATAACGATGACGAGTTTGAGCGCAAAGAGGTATCAGATACAGAGAAACCAGATCAACCGGAGTGGGAGGCTTTAGCCTCGCAGAATAGTGGCTTAAACTCAGTTATCGTACACGGTAACCAACTAACCCTCTTTAGCGCAGCCGGATATCAGGATGAGATTCAGCAGGTCGTTAATCAAAAGGTTAGCGCGCGACTAGGTGAGCGCCGCACCCGCACCGAGGAGAAAACCGTCCTTGTGAATGAGATGCGCAAGCTAATTAATATCTACCACAAACGAAGTGGTCGCTCGCATGCTCAGGTGCACTCCCAACTGAACGCTCAGCAAAAGGTAAAGACTCAAACCGCCTGTACAGAGAAGCAGCTCCGGGAACGAATCACCATGATTAGAAAGTTGCTGGGGCAATAG
- a CDS encoding dihydrofolate reductase — MNRVIDAAIVAAIVAMDDDRLIGKNGALPWHLPEDLKHFKALTSGHIVVMGRKTWESIPSKFRPLPGRTNIVISRNPAALSVPVGVLLASSPEGAIEMASELAQHGQKIWIIGGAEIYRSTLPLCTELHLTVVSGKHDGDAWLTEFEHEFSLAAESRGESCVFRTYQRR; from the coding sequence ATGAACAGAGTAATTGATGCTGCGATAGTTGCTGCCATAGTTGCTATGGACGATGATCGGCTGATCGGGAAAAATGGCGCGCTTCCGTGGCACCTGCCTGAGGACCTTAAGCATTTTAAGGCGCTCACAAGTGGACATATCGTTGTAATGGGAAGAAAGACCTGGGAGTCAATTCCTTCAAAATTCCGCCCCCTACCCGGGCGTACCAATATCGTTATTTCACGTAATCCAGCGGCTTTGTCAGTGCCTGTTGGTGTCCTGCTAGCGTCCTCTCCCGAAGGGGCGATTGAGATGGCGAGCGAGCTTGCCCAACATGGCCAAAAGATCTGGATCATTGGAGGGGCCGAGATCTACCGCTCAACCTTGCCGCTCTGTACTGAGCTGCATCTTACAGTTGTTTCTGGCAAGCACGATGGGGATGCTTGGTTGACAGAGTTCGAGCACGAGTTCTCTCTAGCTGCAGAGAGTAGGGGCGAGAGCTGCGTGTTTCGCACCTATCAACGTCGGTAG
- a CDS encoding AMP-binding protein gives MLSTLIKKALGLRYSITVHGLEQIDTTRGVLVLPNHPAEIDPIIVSTYLWDTLRPRPVVIESMYNLPFLKPLMKRIDAIPMADMNYEAGPYKRRRIQRTVEDIIEILKDGENVLMYPSGRLSITGEESLGGNSGLATILKSHPQVNIALIRIRGLYGSIFSKAFTGNVTPDVVSTSKQGLRILAENLFFFAPRRKVEIEILFNPSDLPRYADALTLNRYLEKFYNDPEPESASLVPHSRWTGRCPSLPEKPAEQSTQDEIPADIQTRVLKHIAHAASVPVDSISPKTRLGDDLGLDSLTIAELLLWVDREFEVHDVEMSEIVSVESVLKAAAGMLGSTAPGAEFIPPAIWTEGLEQRPAPDLRGATSVHEAFLTACTLFSNKPALGDARVGVMSYNDVKLRVVTIARHISKLPGSHIALLFPASCIGSIAVMATILAGKIPVLLNWTAGKRALLHACDSTNIESILTSRAFLDIVATDLQFLEEKLLLIEDIREQLSLKDKLACKRLASESTPQILDAFGQRKINSNSTCVVLFTSGSEALPKGVPLTHRNILSNVAGILEAFPLKKTDVLLGFLPPFHSFGLTVCTLLPMLTGLRVAYYPNPNESRKIAKAIKLWGATIAAGTPTFLRSILRAGKPENFTSLRALVSGAERAPQDLFDLIKTLPHPINLLEGYGITECSPVVCMNRPGQPNIGVGKPLSGVSVAIVHPETLLEVTAGEQGLILVQGPSIFPGYLESQLTPFINYRKSEWYNTGDLGRFENGSLIITGRLKRFIKIAGEMVSLGAVEEALQKHIPSVEGAPSLAILARGSEGDSRPSLVLFVESEISVEKANEILKEEGFPPLIHISTAKKLRSIPVLGSGKTDYQSLKALLVLP, from the coding sequence ATGCTTTCTACCCTGATCAAAAAAGCTCTAGGCCTCCGCTACTCAATAACCGTACATGGCCTGGAACAGATCGACACCACCCGGGGCGTGCTTGTGCTCCCAAATCATCCAGCCGAGATCGATCCCATTATCGTCTCAACCTACCTCTGGGATACCCTACGACCACGCCCGGTCGTGATTGAATCGATGTATAATCTCCCGTTCCTAAAACCGCTTATGAAGCGGATAGATGCGATCCCGATGGCTGATATGAACTATGAGGCTGGCCCCTACAAGCGCCGGCGAATTCAGCGCACCGTTGAGGATATAATTGAGATTCTTAAGGACGGCGAGAATGTACTTATGTACCCATCAGGACGCCTCTCGATTACTGGAGAGGAGAGCCTCGGGGGTAACTCTGGATTGGCAACGATCCTTAAGTCTCATCCGCAGGTTAATATAGCTCTGATCCGAATCCGTGGCCTCTACGGGAGTATCTTCTCTAAGGCCTTTACCGGTAACGTTACTCCAGATGTTGTATCTACAAGCAAGCAGGGGCTAAGGATCTTGGCTGAAAACCTATTCTTCTTTGCGCCGCGGCGTAAAGTTGAGATCGAGATCTTATTTAATCCATCAGATCTACCCCGCTACGCCGATGCCCTAACGCTCAACAGGTACCTTGAGAAATTTTACAACGACCCAGAGCCGGAGTCAGCAAGCCTGGTACCTCACAGCCGTTGGACCGGGCGCTGCCCAAGCCTTCCAGAAAAACCTGCGGAACAAAGCACTCAAGATGAGATCCCTGCCGACATTCAGACACGGGTACTGAAGCACATAGCGCACGCAGCGAGTGTTCCGGTTGATTCGATCTCGCCAAAGACTAGGCTCGGTGATGATCTGGGGCTCGATTCACTCACCATAGCTGAGTTGCTCCTATGGGTTGACCGAGAGTTCGAGGTGCACGACGTTGAGATGAGTGAGATAGTCTCAGTTGAATCAGTTCTGAAAGCAGCGGCAGGAATGTTGGGCTCAACAGCACCAGGAGCTGAATTTATTCCCCCTGCGATCTGGACTGAGGGGCTCGAGCAACGCCCCGCGCCTGATCTACGGGGCGCTACAAGTGTTCATGAAGCCTTTCTGACTGCGTGCACACTCTTTAGCAACAAGCCAGCTCTTGGAGATGCTAGGGTTGGCGTGATGTCGTACAACGACGTAAAGCTGCGGGTAGTAACAATAGCGCGCCATATCTCAAAGCTTCCGGGCTCGCATATTGCACTACTCTTTCCCGCCTCATGTATTGGATCAATTGCGGTAATGGCCACAATACTTGCTGGCAAGATCCCGGTGCTCCTTAACTGGACAGCCGGGAAAAGGGCGCTCCTGCACGCCTGTGACTCTACTAATATTGAATCGATCCTAACCTCACGCGCCTTTCTTGATATCGTTGCGACCGATCTTCAATTTCTAGAAGAAAAGCTACTACTGATTGAGGACATACGGGAGCAACTAAGCCTTAAGGATAAGTTGGCCTGCAAACGACTAGCCAGTGAATCTACTCCGCAAATACTGGATGCCTTCGGCCAACGCAAGATCAATAGCAACTCAACCTGCGTAGTTCTCTTTACGAGCGGCTCAGAGGCGCTGCCAAAGGGTGTGCCCCTCACCCACCGTAATATCCTCTCTAACGTGGCTGGCATACTGGAGGCTTTCCCCCTCAAGAAAACCGACGTATTGCTCGGATTTCTTCCCCCCTTTCACTCCTTCGGTTTGACGGTCTGTACCCTCCTGCCCATGCTAACTGGCCTACGGGTTGCCTACTATCCTAATCCTAACGAAAGTAGAAAGATCGCCAAAGCAATCAAGCTCTGGGGAGCTACGATCGCTGCTGGAACACCGACCTTTCTGCGCTCAATACTACGTGCTGGAAAGCCCGAAAACTTTACCTCGCTGCGGGCCCTTGTCTCTGGTGCCGAGCGAGCACCACAGGATCTATTCGACCTGATCAAGACCCTCCCACATCCGATCAATCTACTTGAGGGCTACGGCATCACCGAATGTAGTCCGGTGGTGTGCATGAATCGTCCCGGTCAGCCAAATATCGGAGTTGGAAAGCCGCTGAGCGGAGTTTCGGTCGCAATAGTCCATCCCGAAACGCTCTTAGAGGTTACTGCGGGCGAACAGGGGCTAATCCTTGTTCAGGGTCCATCGATCTTTCCCGGGTATCTTGAATCTCAACTAACCCCATTTATTAATTACCGCAAATCTGAGTGGTACAATACAGGAGACCTCGGCCGTTTTGAGAACGGATCACTTATTATAACTGGGCGCCTTAAGCGCTTTATTAAGATAGCGGGCGAGATGGTGAGCCTGGGTGCCGTAGAGGAGGCGCTCCAGAAACATATTCCATCGGTTGAGGGAGCACCATCCTTAGCCATTCTTGCCCGTGGCAGTGAGGGCGACTCGCGCCCAAGCCTTGTGCTCTTTGTAGAGAGCGAGATCTCAGTTGAGAAAGCAAATGAGATCCTAAAAGAGGAGGGCTTTCCCCCTTTGATTCACATCTCTACAGCAAAGAAACTACGCAGCATTCCGGTACTCGGCAGCGGCAAGACCGACTATCAGAGCCTGAAAGCCCTGCTGGTCTTGCCTTAA